In the Telopea speciosissima isolate NSW1024214 ecotype Mountain lineage chromosome 6, Tspe_v1, whole genome shotgun sequence genome, aatgaaatatcatttagacttctcttactaatgatgttatctctattaattaaattgtttccgctgcctctgattactgtatctgtgagtaatgattgtgaatagggtactgcacttgtgatccttggggattggttggatgtcagagacatcccgccatacttggcccttaataaccgggccggggtgtgacagataTCAAGAGCATGATTGCTATGGTTTTCTCTTGTTGTATAGATTCCCCAAGAAACAGGCATATTTTTGTGTCCTGGGGTCTGTCCCTCTCCCTTTTGCagccctcttcctcttctcccagAGGAACGGGCTTAGTTTGTACgtaattttttcttccttgtcTATTTTCCTCCCCTTTTCGGAGCCCCTTGTATCTCCTTTCTCCCTTTTGGATAGGAATTCTTtactcacccaaaaaaaaggacgACCAAGGTTACTCCACTCAATCACCAAGAATGCTCTCTAGATGAGAAAATGATAAATATGCAGAATGGTAGATTTGGATCAAACAAAACCATGTTAAGAGAGTTATAGCACAAGAAAATCACATCAGTAATGATAAATACCAAGGTTCAACTTCTTATGTACATTGTTCAAGGGCATTGATGCTCACCAAATGTTAGTCTCTTTTTGAAGGTTTCTCTCATGTATTGGTATTTTTCAGCTACAGAAAGGATATTCTTAGGGTTCTCAAGCTGAAAGGTTCTTGAGTTTTGAAGGATAGATGAGAATCTTGGAGCTGTGAGTTGATTGGAAGAGGGTACATTTCCAAACGATCCATTTTGACAGTAACCAGTAACCAAGTATGGTCTATTCTCTACATATAACCGCTTCAAGGATGCAGCAGCAAGGGCTTCAGGTGCTTTCCTTCCCCTCCTCGTACAAAAATCATAAGGTTctgaaaaataatagaaaagtaAAGACAAGCGCAATCAAATGAGTATTAGTACATGTAAATCCAACTTAATCAGCACAACAATAATATATTTTACTGTAAAACTtttgcaattaaaaaacataatgGCATAGCCTCTCTGTGAATCAGCACTAAGAGAAGAAAACTCCAATTCCTAATGGAAACATAATATGATTATTAAAGCATGCAAAAGTAATCCCAATCTAAAAACAACTTTCAAACAGGAAGATGATTTACAAAAAGGAAAACCATACAAAATAATACTAATGAGAATGATTGAATGGTAGATGACAGCAAATAAATACTATACCAGTACGAGCACAGCCAGATGGATTAGACAGACGATTGTAGTTGGAACAACGCCTGCTAATTTGCCCAGTTTTCTCATCAGCAAGTGAACAACGTGCATTAGATGGCTGCCTATGCCTCTTGCAGAAGGAAAGTAGACGAATACATTGattatcttcatcttcatcctcatccAGGGACATAAGGTGAAGCCTGTTTTTGTCCTCAACCTAAATACATATAAAGGTAAAATATTGCATAATTCATAAGCCAAACAATTATAGGAAAAGATGAACAACACAATATATgagcaaaccaaaaaaaaaacagaaacaagaaGCACAAAGCATGATGAAAGAATGTACCTCTACACAAAGGCCAGCAGCACGTGCACATAGCGGATGGTATGCTACACAACAAGTACTATTTGAACACTGAAAAAAATATTCCAGTTTCAAACAATTCAAAACAACAtgggaaaataataaaaaagtaaaacagTATATCAATTAAATAGAATAGTTATACATAAATCAGCTATAAAAGAACAAGAGAAGCCATAACGTTCTACTGAACAATTCTAAAAAAATAGAACTTGTATAATGTAAGCAGGTGGACATCCAGCTAATCTGATGTAGTAACCAATAAATGGCAGATCAGAATCCTCATCCAGTGACCAGTCATTTTTCTATATCATCATACCTCTGCTCAGGTTGCTCAAGATTCCAAAGAAGTTAGCAACCCTACCTTTAGAACTGAATAACACTTCCACTGAGGTTATCTGTACCAAGTCTTGCCCTTCTTggtattttttatctttttctttttcattcagcTACTGTGTTAAAAAACCTCAGAACTATGTTGCAGCCAATTCATTATTGTACATGTACTAGACTATAACAACGATCAACGACCAGAAAAAAAGACGCAGCTAATACATGTTATGATAACATTTCAGATCTGGAAATTAGAAAGGTCAAATTACTATCACTTCCTTATACTTGCCCTATAATAACTCAAACTCCCCTACCgaaaacttcttttctgattccCCCAGAAATCCAAACTTCCACCTCTATTTACCCTGATATTTGAAATTCTTAAACTACCCCAACCTCTCACGATGCCCTTCCCTCTGTGATCTCCTGTAGCCCTATCAACCCTGgcatctctctcccctctcccgCCTTCTACATCTCCCTTCGTCTCCACCACTTCCCCTTAACCTAAAATTATGAATGCCTTTAACGCTGGAGGCTCGATTGCTTGAACTAGATGGGAAGATACGAGCTGAAGGATGTCAGATTAAATTTTTGAGGATGAAGGTTGACACACAAAGATTGAGGAACTTGTCAAGCCGAAATTTCATGTCCAGGCAATAAAGCATTGAGACATGAACTCAAACAATAAAttataaaggggaaaaaagggggAACTCTTCGGaaagagaaaacagagaagGACAAACCTCAATTCGGATGCAAGTTCTGCAATCCATTAGAGGGCATACAAAGATCTGGAGGAGATTGTTGTAAAACCATGCGGTGAATCTGCTTGAATAGACTGACAGATAGCCTCCGGTTTCCACTGATTCATCATCTCAACAATTGCAAGTTTAGGGCGGCAATCAGCAGATAATCTCTGAACAGTTGGACTCGTGGAATTGACAAGAGTGGCACACCGCACCAAATTTattggaggaaaaaaaaggtAGCAGTGGCAGTTGATGAATCTGTAGCATTACGAGAAGGCGAAGGAGctcgtgaccacttggtcacaatggagcaacctttactgttgcaccaaggcccgccctctggtttttgatgaatatgcttatattaaatcctatattttgtttattattggttttctcatattaggttatttgcataattatatcatattgcattgatatggcttctatgttgcataaaATGTAATTATATAATTATCATTTCTATATTATGTATACTGCATGCCTAGGGCGCCTTGAATCCTAGGCACCCCTGCAACACCTTGGGTTACCTattcgccttgacaactatgatatcaTCCCATCAAAACCATCAATGCAGAAATAGGTTTCATGGTAAGTAGTAGCTGTTAGAGCTGTCACAATCATACCTGGATACAAGCTCCATAAGAAACACCACAAATGCTACACAAAAGTTTCCAACGATCCTGGTAATTCAGGAAACATGAACATTAGAAAACCACCCAAAACAATTTGATATCAATACGACTCTTGGAATGCAACCAGATTGAAACAGAATAGCATAAAAGGGGGCAGCATTTCCTAAAATAGGCAGATCAGGATATGGGAAGGGCAAAACCTTCCTGCATTGAATTTCAGTCAGAAATTTTCCATGTGGCTAAACTATAAGTGTACAACTAATCCAACAGTCAGTCGAGCAAAATCAATGGTCCACATGCTCCACCATTTTGGAAACCCTTTCAAAATGGGCCATGAGAATAAGTTTTTTTCATATGGAAATAAATAGCTAATTACCTTATTGATTCGGTTAACCCCATCAATCGGCTCCATTCTCTTGACATCAGATAGGCAAGTCTCTGAAGAATGCAAGGTAATCAAAAAGTAGAGTATATGATTGTAATTCCAAACTAACAACCAGGTTTTACAATGTAAGCCAACGAACCGGGTATCCACATAGCACATGCTAGATGAGCCCAGCGTCCATCAGTTGTAGGCTTCAAGGCACCTCctaaaagaaattcaattttcAGACTTAGTGATGGATAATTTATCACACCACAACTGAAAAAGTTTTTGAATGTTAACATACCAACGACAGGACAAAGGCAGCATAGCGGGGGATGCTTGGCAATCCCTGGCCGACATAAGTTGCACAACCATAGAACCCCATTAACAGGTTCTAATTCACCATAGCATCTAGCATGGACCTGAACAATCATTATTAAATGTAAACCTCAAAGGAACAATTGGACCAAAAAGCGCACATAAAGAAAATTCCCTTATCCACAAAAGTTGAACTGATTAAATATAAGACAAGAAATCAGCTTAGGaactgggaaaaaaaaagacaatacAATGGTTGCTTTCACAGTACAActatttaatataaaaaatatgcaaaataAGATCACATTAAGAAAGTTTTACCATCATTCGGCATTTATCACACTGCAGAAACAAGTTGTTTTCATATTCCTGGGAAAAAAAGAATTCTTGATAAGCTTAATTTCATCCAtatgaaattataaaatttgagggatctaaataaaaaattgggaagAAAAAATAGccaaccaaccaaaaataaagCTTACAAAGAAAACAAGTGAAAGTCTCAAAGTTAAAAGAGAAAGCTTGTTAAACAATGGAAAATGTACCTCATCCATGTAGCAAACACTGCATTTATCAAGATCTTTCCAGGCAATACGAACAGGTCTGTAACCAGCCAGCAGGTCTCCATAAGCTTCTGAGGAAAACTTACATCCTGAGTACTTTGAGGACACTCTAGAATTTGACAATTCCTGCTAAAGCGTCAAAAGATTTGTCACAGACTAGAAGGCAGGAAAAATCAAATGTCAAAAAGTAGAaagcatcacaagaaagatGATTGACAAACTATCAGTAAGCAGTGCTTTTGGGCCAGTTCAACCATGTGAAAATTGCACAGGCTCAATGGCAGGACCAAAGATTTCAAAGAACATACAGAATAAATAGAAGAACAGATTGTCATCAGATACTGAGCGAGATGGTAAACTATACAATCGTTAACTAGAGAATGTTAACTTGGTAAGTATTAGATtaagtgaagaggaagaagaagaaagaagaagagaggaggagaaagaagaactgcACAATTGGGACTGCAGCCGTAAGAAGGACTGCTCCCAAAACATATTATTAAATAGGGTACAAGACAAATAACACcaagagacaaaaatacccccaacatAGGGGAATCGTGAATAGGGGCTGACGCTATTCCCTATTCACgactccccctctctcccttacttctaacactccccctcaagctggagcatagatgtcaatcatgcccagcttggtacAAATGTAATTCACTCTCATACTTCCCAAAGACTTGGTGAAcaaatcagcaagttgctccccaGTGCGAATATGGCGAGGGGAAATAATCCCTTCCTGCAgcttctcacgaacaaaatgacaatcgacctcaatgtgtttcgttctctcatgaaacaccggaCCGGATTCTCAGAAATATGAATAGCAGCCTgtatattattaaaaaataaatataaaataaaaaaaaaaaaaaaaaaaaaaaaaaaaaaaaaaaaaaaaaaaaaaaaaaaaaaaaaaaaaaaaaaaacaacaaaaaaaaaaaaaaaaaaaaaataaacaaaaaaaaaatcaactgcCGACGCGACCTACCCTCAAGTACCAGCCCGGAAGCGGAAGcgggagttcaggagagagcatccggACCGTCGCCCTCAATttggatatttcgttcggtgatgag is a window encoding:
- the LOC122663899 gene encoding histone-lysine N-methyltransferase ATX2-like; translated protein: MDEVHFPLFNKLSLLTLRLSLVFFEYENNLFLQCDKCRMMVHARCYGELEPVNGVLWLCNLCRPGIAKHPPLCCLCPVVGGALKPTTDGRWAHLACAMWIPETCLSDVKRMEPIDGVNRINKDRWKLLCSICGVSYGACIQCSNSTCCVAYHPLCARAAGLCVEVEDKNRLHLMSLDEDEDEDNQCIRLLSFCKRHRQPSNARCSLADEKTGQISRRCSNYNRLSNPSGCARTEPYDFCTRRGRKAPEALAAASLKRLYVENRPYLVTGYCQNGSFGNVPSSNQLTAPRFSSILQNSRTFQLENPKNILSVAEKYQYMRETFKKRLTFGKSGIHGFGIFAKQPHRAGDMVIEYTGELVRPPIADQREHFIYNSFVKFY